One stretch of Schizosaccharomyces pombe strain 972h- genome assembly, chromosome: III DNA includes these proteins:
- the nup186 gene encoding nucleoporin Nup186, whose product MDVWESQHFSALLYLLQCIESNPSNPNVSSRLLIQCLESYSKDFLKFLALDPANANSRKKLESGEVELGGVINKVNEQFIQLSLTLSTQLNLDEIQCASLLQRGIEASQNLDRTPVQAALYFFFLAREQLLECLESLTRVVGLKDLESDISTALKSYLQSLCENGNNLVKTCIDTIPILDNKVSEILKSEAGGQILGVSEVVDFQEFIRLSHEAHVAELETISVILYQLAKVDLFQNSHFESLLVMLRKYDSPNKNAVLILPTLYAFIDKVLEVEYLPDQKVQLRSNSVEILQKIHQAIIQSPSQDWRSSQFKNILGIWWVTRLNATCKQIEKVPSFIDYETTIKNAANEIIQNGVFSDMITLLVYPFRQSETEGMEWAFAFKSRSRITVNWSLIRPFIASIIFSELRSFAQAFVSYMPDILKTLRLLEEDRYLTNTTYPTSIPGEQIEEYFPFEEFYYLLSSIYTYNVSWISDFWDDIESDMYGFLTWSMGSQIPGIITAFTLLLASLCKNTTSASKIYELFSEPIPEVGHLESLMITSPSWSYIFNVFRYYISHLKPVQTVVTSSGLARVHTDPSEIDTDSALILQAYILLFSSVVRQDAQIASTFCENQDLNPIATLFELLECRLPDSVRICIVRALESLAHLSTGSFNNALWTALDNWFVSSVLFDVDGGLAPMSIPAISKRSLTKPVTSCGPLLNNIRRLTVNLEMKISFVNLLTSLTRNKSELNVNLTFPENLGASYRTPGVQPYVDYVVETFVASSTQWRLMRDVGSIRLQYACLQYMLAVLDGLNIDLLLYSRILSSKVRDNLQNNNLHVYLTRHPAISLLEALYTESVYSGLFDLVEYGFDQLEDVSVPKTIVITVSASLCILRNVLSLQRVLFKNVVPYIAELGISKYILDLTISRRAYKEVFMTRISSIVHLALLVGSRHKCFLRSAIEILSYLVDAEGFMNKRNPDENKLLCSIIRTANESKRIIFGFIRTFESQFLTLLSTNDESSLILKLLLNNLKQSGGVYSLALLILGFDISSTNVITLRDQPGYVGSRVSLMNSLLDFIEGRTIVNGIWETPVIMVQALEIVAFLCSCPLTSEVTLSVIRARPGLLVKMVDGEPILTQQVIQNLGGFSSEEVSMVSRCIRSRTQIMNMLATEIHYAASVGQNKYLNEYVASLIRTNEKTHSTELSQKESGFKILEFMDILRIDPQSITFELPNIPGFNLNMFITRFDRGHSDFQFDTERVLKIYRLFFEAEMTSLGGSAEEKYSWLEQQNSKLKELAQRLNTFNAHVVLLQDIHGCLTAWARLTGLLVDDCNEVISDVHFDDFIWEVLRLVLPGVTVHNLGTQGTVSVTSSVIETILPHALRRIGALKPEELGKSTYFMEGIHDVIVGLLKGIQCQQSDESIRENLYGSLLSILTVFQKHTSANGGDKVDPVFKDAFQKLITPNLLTSQFFDVLTKDALYTNGSCWELSVIILNFLHHVSPDISTHLYKYYLRRNFVSSFIDAFSRAFSELLSSNKDVLEVLSGLEAGQCLLITFAQNKLTVHSVLTFDYIKLMVQMLLQLCKQGGIQYLKPPVQRLMIQLLQIFILVLMRVTLKEISNKDKLLLQSIFLLSRKLQDSVQTGADQALSPEMNTVKKYVETISRLLDLYRD is encoded by the exons ATGGATGTCTGGGAATCTCAGCACTTTTCCGCTCTTTTATACTTATTGCAGTGTATCGAAAGTAATCCCAGCAATCCAAATGTTTCTTCTCGTTTGTTAATACAATGTCTTGAATCCTACTCAAAggattttctaaaatttttggctTTAGATCCAGCTAATGCTAATTCTCgcaaaaaattggaatcCGGTGAAGTTGAATTAGGCGGTGTAATCAACAAAGTCAATGAGCAGTTCATCCAGTTGTCTCTTACTCTCTCTACTCAGTTAAATTTGGATGAAATTCAATGCGCAAGTTTACTACAACGTGGCATTGAAGCGTCTCAAAATCTTGATCGAACTCCCGTTCAAGCTGCGttgtatttcttttttctagCTCGAGAACAACTCTTGGAATGTTTAGAATCATTAACAAGGGTTGTAGGCTTAAAAGACTTGGAGTCGGACATTTCTACAGCCCTGAAGTCTTATCTTCAGAGCTTATGCGAAAATGGCAATAATTTGGTGAAGACTTGCATTGACACAATACCTATTTTAGATAATAAAGTCTCAGAGATATTGAAAAGTGAGGCGGGCGGCCAAATACTTGGAGTATCTGAAGTTGTTGATTTTCAAGAATTTATTAGACTCTCTCATGAGGCACATGTCGCGGAGTTGGAAACTATTTCTGTTATACTTTACCAACTCGCAAAAGTAGActtgtttcaaaattctcATTTTGAAAGCCTTTTGGTCATGTTAAGGAAGTACGACTCcccaaataaaaatgcaGTTTTGATTTTACCCACTTTATATGCTTTCATAGACAAGGTATTAGAAGTTGAATATCTTCCTGATCAGAAAGTACAGTTGAGATCTAATTCTGTCGAGATTCTTCAGAAAATCCACCAGGCAATTATTCAATCACCTTCCCAAGATTGGCGTTCATctcaattcaaaaatattctcGGCATATGGTGGGTTACCCGTCTTAATGCGACATGCAAACAGATTGAAAAAGTTCCTTCTTTTATAGATTACGAGACCACGATAAAAAACGCTGCAAATGAAATCATTCAAAATGGTGTTTTTTCTGATATGATTACACTGCTTGTATATCCCTTTCGTCAATCAGAAACTGAAGGTATGGAATGGGCGTTTGCGTTCAAATCCCGTTCTAGAATCACCGTTAACTGGTCTCTTATTCGACCGTTTATTGCatccattattttttcggAGCTTCGTTCTTTTGCACAAGCATTTGTCAGTTATATGCCCGATATACTAAAAACCCTTCGCTTGTTGGAAGAAGACCGCTACTTAACAAACACTACTTACCCTACTTCTATCCCTGGTGaacaaattgaagaatACTTTCCATTTGAAGAATTCTATTATTTACTATCATCTATTTACACCTATAATGTTTCCTGGATATCAGATTTTTGGGACGATATTGAAAGTGATATGTATGGATTTCTCACTTGGTCAATGGGATCTCAGATTCCTGGAATCATTACTGCATTTACACTTTTACTTGCCTCATTATGCAAGAATACCACTAGTGCATCTAAAATATACGAATTATTCTCAGAGCCCATACCCGAAGTTGGACATTTAGAAAGTTTAATGATAACTAGTCCAAGTTGGTCTTATATCTTTAATGTTTTTCGTTACTACATATCGCATTTAAAGCCAGTACAAACGGTTGTCACTTCATCTGGTCTCGCACGAGTACATACAGATCCAAGTGAAATTGACACTGACTCTGCATTGATTTTACAAGCCTATATCTTGTTATTCTCTTCTGTGGTGAGGCAAGATGCTCAAATTGCAAGCACATTTTGTGAAAATCAAGATTTAAATCCTATTGCTACTCTGTTTGAACTTTTAGAATGTCGGCTACCTGATTCAGTTAGAATTTGTATCGTTCGAGCTTTGGAATCCTTAGCCCATTTGTCGACTGGTTCATTCAACAACGCTTTATGGACAGCTCTTGATAATTGGTTTGTAAGCTCGGTATTGTTTGATGTTGATGGTGGGTTAGCACCTATGTCAATTCCTGCCATTTCTAAGCGATCATTAACCAAGCCAGTTACTTCCTGTGGCccattattaaataatatacGAAGACTTACTGTGAATTTGGAAATGAAGATTTCATTTGTTAACCTCCTTACGTCGTTGACTCGTAATAAGAGTGAACTCAATGTTAATTTAACGTTTCCTGAGAATTTGGGTGCTTCCTATCGTACACCAGGAGTTCAACCTTATGTTGATTATGTCGTGGAAACTTTTGTGGCTTCTTCTACTCAGTGGAGGTTAATGCGTGATGTTGGATCCATCAGGTTACAGTATGCATGTTTACAATATATGCTCGCCGTCCTTGATGGTCTCAACATTGATTTGTTATTATACTCTCGAATTCTTAGCAGTAAGGTCAGGGATAATCTTCAAAATAACAATTTGCATGTTTATTTGACTAGACATCCTGCAATATCTCTTCTCGAAGCTCTTTACACCGAAAGTGTATATTCCGGTTTGTTTGACTTGGTTGAATACGGCTTTGACCAATTGGAAGATGTTTCTGTTCCCAAGACGATCGTTATAACGGTTTCGGCGTCTCTTTGTATATTACGCAATGTTCTATCTCTCCAGCGTGTTTTGTTCAAGAACGTGGTTCCTTATATAGCTGAGCTAGGAATTAGCAAGTATATTTTGGATTTGACTATATCTAGAAGAGCTTATAAAGAGGTGTTTATGACTCGAATTTCTTCTATCGTACATCTTGCGTTATTAGTTGGTTCTCGCCATAAATGTTTTCTTCGCTCAGCCATAGAGATATTGAGTTATCTGGTAGATGCAGAAGGTTTCATgaacaaaagaaatccTGATGAAAATAAGCTGTTGTGCTCAATCATTAGAACAGCTAACGAAAGCAAACGTATAATTTTTGGCTTTATTCGCACGTTTGAAAGccaatttttaactttgTTATCTACCAATGATGAATCTTCCTTGATTctaaaattgcttttgaaTAATCTTAAACAGAGTGGTGGAGTTTATTCACTTGCTCTATTGATCTTAGGATTTGATATATCCTCGACAAATGTGATTACATTGCGAGATCAGCCTGGCTACGTTGGCTCTCGGGTTTCTCTCATGAATTCCCTGCTAGACTTTATTGAAGGAAGGACAATTGTTAATGGTATTTGGGAAACTCCTGTTATTATGGTTCAAGCTTTAGAGATTGTAGCCTTTTTATGTTCTTGTCCTCTGACTTCTGAAGTTACGTTATCTGTTATTCGAGCTAGACCTGGGTTGCTTGTTAAAATGGTAGATGGTGAGCCTATACTTACCCAGCAAGTCATTCAGAATCTTGGCGGATTTTCTTCGGAAGAAGTAAGTATGGTATCCAGATGCATCCGTTCTCGTACACAGATAATGAACATGCTGGCGACCGAAATACATTATGCTGCCTCTGTAGGtcaaaacaaatacttAAATGAATATGTGGCATCTCTTATAAgaacaaatgaaaaaacaCATAGCACAGAGCTTTCTCAAAAAGAGTCTGGTTTCAAAATCTTAGAATTTATGGATATATTACGAATTGACCCTCAAAGCATAACATTTGAGCTACCCAATATCCCTGGTTTTAATTTGAATATGTTTATTACACGATTCGATCGTGGTCACAGtgattttcaatttgacACTGAACGTGTACTCAAGATTTACcgtttgttttttgaagcaGAAATGACTAGTCTGGGGGGTTCGGCTGAGGAAAAATACTCTTGGTTAGAGCAACAGAATTCAAAGTTGAAAGAATTGGCTCAGAGACTAAACACCTTTAATGCACACGTTGTACTTTTGCAAGATATCCATGGATGTCTAACTGCATGGGCAAGACTAACTGGTCTTTTGGTTGACGATTGTAATGAGGTGATATCGGATGTACATTTTGATGATTTCATCTGGGAGGTGCTTCGACTTGTGCTGCCTGGTGTTACTGTGCATAATCTCGGTACTCAAGGTACAGTATCTGTGACGAGTTCAGTCATTGAGACAATTTTACCACATGCTCTAAGGAGAATCGGAGCTTTAAAACCTGAAGAGCTTGGCAAATCTACTTATTTTATGGAGGGTATACATGATGTTATTGTAGGCTTATTGAAAGGTATTCAGTGCCAACAATCCGATGAAAGCATCCGTGAAAATCTTTATGGATCATTGTTAAGTATTTTGACcgtatttcaaaaacataCATCTGCTAATGGAGGCGATAAGGTTGATCCAGTTTTCAAGGATGCATTCCAAAAACTAATTACACCTAACTTACTTACCagtcaattttttgatgtTTTGACTAAAGACGCCTTATATACCAATGGCTCCTGCTGGGAACTTTCAGtcattatattaaatttcttGCATCATGTGTCCCCTGATATATCTACTCATCTATACAAGTATTATCTACGTCGGAACTTTGTAAGTTCCTTTATCGATGCTTTTTCACGAGCCTTTTCAGAGTTGTTGTCCTCTAATAAAGATGTATTGGAAGTTCTGAGTGGTCTTGAAGCCGGCCAATGTCTTCTAATTACATTTGCACAAAACAAACTTACGGTCCACTCTGTTCTTACTTTTGACTACATTAAATTGATGGTTCAGATGTTATTACAATTGTGCAAACAAG GTGGAATTCAGTACCTTAAGCCTCCTGTCCAGCGTTTAATGATTCAGTTActgcaaatttttatcttGGTTTTAATGAGAGTTACGCTGAAAGAGATTTCGAACAAGGATAAGCTCCTTCTCCAGTCTATTTTCTTACTTTCGCGTAAATTGCAAGATTCTGTTCAGACTGGTGCTGATCAAGCTCTCAGTCCGGAAATGAATACGgtcaaaaaatatgttgAAACCATAAGTCGGCTCTTGGATCTTTATAGAGATTGA
- the dph7 gene encoding WD repeat-containing protein — protein MSETGIIPKSTDYTDWPADVCKYSQVFEDVLVVGTYMLDESTKLRHGKLVLYDTKEDVLKRVFDMHCDAILDFKWSPHDASVLAVAHSTGHVSFYRHQFRAELMFLRGIKVADSSVLMLSLDFSDSGKELAVSMSNGSVLIIDIDSGVIKNKWKEHDYEAWTCHYSRQDNNLLYSGGDDAALVCYDQRIPNSCIWRDIQVHHSGVVSILSRAPFGPYIATGEYGDFMHTLDTRNIGKPLFSANLGGGVWRLEHMETTENYHKVLGILMHRGAQVLRISNDFSSIDASKRIFKEHESMCYGGDWRHTDGLLATCSFYDKRVCLWEDI, from the exons ATGAGTGAAACTGGAATTATCCCAAAGAGTACAGATTACACGGATTGGCCTGCTGATGTTTGTAAATACTCTCAAGTCTTTGAGGATGTTTTAGTCGTTGGGACATATATGTTAGATGAATCGACAAAATTGCGACATGGAAAATTGGTGCTTTATGATACCAAAGAAGATGTACT AAAAAGAGTGTTTGACATGCACTGCGATGCaattttagattttaaatG GTCTCCTCATGATGCTTCTGTATTAGCTGTAGCTCATTCCACCGGCCACGTTTCTTTTTATCGCCATCAATTTCGAGCAGAACTTATGTTTTTACGTGGTATCAAGGTGGCCGATTCTAGCGTCCTTATGCTGTCTTTGGATTTCTCGGACAGCGGAAAGGAGCTAGCGGTCTCTATGTCAAACGGAAGTGTTCTTATCATCGATATCGACTCTGGTGtcattaaaaacaaatggaaAGAGCACGATTACGAAGCTTGGACGTGTCATTATTCTCGTCAAGACAATAACCTCCTTTATTCGGGAGGTGACGATGCTGCTCTTGTTTGCTATGATCAAAGAATCCCCAATTCATGTATTTGGAGGGACATTCAAGTTCATCATTCTGGTGTTGTTTCCATCCTCTCTCGAGCCCCCTTTGGTCCTTATATTGCTACTGGCGAGTATGGAGATTTTATGCATACGTTGGATACCCGAAATATTGGAAAGCCACTTTTTAGTGCTAATCTGGGTGGTGGTGTATGGCGTCTTGAGCACATGGAGACTACTGAAAATTATCATAAAGTCCTTGGCATTTTAATGCATCGTGGTGCTCAAGTTTTACGAATCTCTAATGATTTTAGTTCAATTGATGCTAGCAAACGCATTTTTAAGGAGCATGAAAGCATGTGTTACGGAGGAGACTGGCGTCACACCGATGGTCTACTTGCTACTTGCTCGTTTTATGATAAAAGAGTTTGCCTTTGGGAAGATATTTAG
- a CDS encoding proteasome non-ATPase regulatory subunit produces the protein MDSIELIPGLPGPGRRLLQLLKDLPSNPSVIVREIPDAIDAFRESITPATRPSCLGLLDTILSCFELPIPTEPIMKALGKLLEPMSWADLKKFGIESYLVTGLEHPSTDVEIFCLHLIRRANWEKKEIGEPLFEAIMACINSRSIAVSEEATVLLFDMADFPYYFNLIIKRFTFVDYEIMNSTLRVRWLTLFAKLSTKSPEYLEELIKDDKLVINGDNKDILLQINFVDVLGIMLEAPFTYEYISSEKTKYLDTIAQDYKGSADSYTDHIGLKFLPRLCELHPDAINSLDEKHQLFDAVRERMKTNDATSILLYGVFLSNTVVTQALIKKYGIEDEANRYVPRWLTRRFLMDEPGMSSFAHALLQPDHNLWMQLWRILPPNTLSTLVNTASSPIPRSRQLAYQCLLHIAQNSPIQIASEGFAIRHLLEAEGDHETCLLRFQVLKTMMESPHGGPKLPFGRYREDILKRLQQGPIVSGASTLKVAAETA, from the coding sequence ATGGATAGTATAGAACTCATACCAGGCTTACCAGGACCCGGTAGAAGACTATTACAGTTATTGAAAGATCTCCCTTCAAACCCGTCGGTTATCGTTCGTGAAATCCCTGATGCCATAGATGCGTTCCGTGAAAGTATAACGCCTGCTACAAGGCCATCATGCTTAGGACTCTTGGATACCATACTTAGTTGTTTTGAGCTTCCAATACCTACCGAGCCGATTATGAAGGCTTTGGGTAAGCTGCTTGAGCCAATGAGTTGGGCcgatttgaaaaagtttggAATTGAATCTTACTTGGTTACTGGACTTGAACATCCTTCTACAGATGTCGAAATCTTTTGTCTGCACCTTATACGCCGTGCAAATTGGGAAAAGAAGGAGATTGGTGAACCACTGTTTGAGGCGATTATGGCATGCATCAACTCTCGAAGCATAGCAGTTTCCGAAGAAGCTACTGTTTTGCTATTCGATATGGCAGATTTTCCATACtactttaatttaattataaagCGTTTTACATTTGTTGACTATGAAATTATGAACTCTACGCTGAGGGTACGCTGGTTGACACTGTTCGCAAAACTGTCTACGAAGTCTCCAGAATATTTGGAAGAACTGATTAAGGACGACAAGCTTGTAATTAATGGTGACAATAAAGACATATTGCTTCAAATTAATTTCGTGGATGTCCTTGGGATAATGTTAGAGGCTCCTTTTACATACGAGTATATAAGTtctgaaaaaacaaagtatTTGGACACGATCGCTCAAGACTACAAAGGTTCAGCGGATTCTTATACGGATCATATTGGATTAAAGTTCCTTCCCAGGCTCTGCGAATTGCATCCAGACGCTATTAACTCGTTGGATGAGAAGCATCAACTATTTGACGCTGTTCGCGAGAGAATGAAGACGAACGATGCTACATCTATTCTTCTTTACGGAGTTTTTTTGTCTAACACAGTGGTAACTCAAGCACTTATCAAGAAATATGGCATTGAGGACGAAGCTAATCGTTATGTGCCAAGATGGTTGACAAGACGATTTTTGATGGACGAACCGGGTATGTCTTCTTTTGCTCATGCTCTTTTACAGCCTGATCATAATTTGTGGATGCAGCTTTGGAGAATATTACCTCCCAACACCTTGAGCACTTTAGTAAACACTGCTTCTTCTCCGATTCCTCGTTCTAGGCAACTAGCATACCAATGCTTGCTACACATTGCTCAAAATTCGCCTATCCAAATTGCTTCTGAAGGATTCGCTATCCGTCATTTACTTGAAGCAGAAGGTGACCATGAAACATGCTTACTGCGGTTTCAAGTGTTAAAGACCATGATGGAATCTCCTCATGGCGGACCCAAGCTACCTTTTGGTAGATATCGGGAAGACATTCTTAAAAGACTACAGCAAGGGCCGATTGTTAGCGGTGCTTCAACGTTAAAAGTGGCCGCAGAAACTGCTTAA
- the fmn1 gene encoding riboflavin kinase Fmn1, protein MTVNLEEKRPEIVGPEKVQSPYPIRFEGKVVHGFGRGSKELGIPTANISEDAIQELLRYRDSGVYFGYAMVQKRVFPMVMSVGWNPYYKNKLRSAEVHLIERQGEDFYEEIMRVIVLGYIRPELNYAGLDKLIEDIHTDIRVALNSMDRPSYSSYKKDPFFKV, encoded by the coding sequence ATGACAGTTAatttagaagaaaagagGCCTGAAATTGTTGGTCCTGAAAAGGTGCAAAGCCCTTATCCTATTCGCTTCGAAGGGAAAGTTGTTCATGGCTTTGGTAGAGGCTCAAAAGAGCTTGGAATTCCAACTGCAAATATATCAGAAGATGCAATTCAAGAGCTTCTTAGATATAGAGATTCTGGTGTTTATTTTGGATATGCTATGGTACAAAAACGAGTATTCCCCATGGTGATGAGTGTTGGATGGAATCCGTACTATAAAAACAAGCTACGAAGTGCAGAAGTGCATCTCATAGAAAGACAAGGTGAAGATTTTTACGAAGAAATAATGCGTGTTATTGTTTTGGGATACATTAGGCCTGAGCTAAATTATGCCGGTTTAGATAAATTAATCGAAGATATACACACCGATATTAGAGTTGCTTTAAATAGCATGGATCGTCCTTCTTATTCTAGCTATAAGAAGGACCCATTTTTCAAGGTATAA
- the fum1 gene encoding fumarate hydratase: protein MASVAHISTAKAIFRAGGLPCRRLITPTLTGLPLKTHRMNSTTPTYHLIPKGGKHGEFRQESDTFGPIQVPAEKYWGAQTQRSLQNFRIGGEKERLPLPLVRAFGVLKRAAASVNREFGLDPKLADAIEQAAQEVIDGRLDDNFPLVVFQTGSGTQSNMNSNEVIANRAIEILGGTLGSKKPVHPNDHVNMSQSSNDTFPTVMHIASVLQIHTHLLPAMKHLHRALKGKEEEFKNIIKIGRTHMQDATPLSLGQEFSGYVTQVGYGIERINNALPRLCLLAQGGTAVGTGLNTFEGFDVKVAEKVSKLTNIEFKTAPNKFEALAAHDAIVEMSGALNVIACSLMKIANDIRQLGSGPRCGLGELILPANEPGSSIMPGKVNPTQCEALTMVCAQVMGNHATITVAGASGHCELNVFKPLLAKNILSSIRLLGDACESFTDHCVVGIEPNYEGIARHLRDSLMLVTALNPHIGYDNCAKIAKTALKNKSTLKHEFVTLGFGTPEQFDEWVRPELMISAKKV, encoded by the exons ATGGCTTCTGTTGCCCACATCAGCACGGCTAAAGCGATTTTTCGAGCTGGCGGTTTGCCTTGCAGAAGATTGATTACCCCAACACTCACTGGT ttaCCTCTAAAAACTCATAGAATGAATTCCACTACTCCGACTTATCATCTCATTCCCAAAGGCGGTAAGCATGGCGAGTTCCGACAGGAATCTGACACCTTTGGTCCCATACAAGTCCCTGCAGAAAAGTATTGGGGTGCTCAAACTCAGCGTTCTCTTCAAAACTTTCGAATTGGTGGTGAAAAAGAGCGACTTCCTCTTCCCTTAGTTCGCGCATTTGGAGTTTTAAAGCGTGCGGCTGCTTCTGTTAATCGTGAATTCGGTTTGGATCCCAAACTTGCAGATGCCATTGAACAGGCTGCCCAAGAAGTCATTGATGGTCGTTTGGATGATAACTTCCCCTTGGTTGTTTTCCAAACTGGCTCGGGCACCCAATCCAATATGAACAGTAACGAGGTAATCGCTAATCGTGCCATAGAAATCCTTGGTGGTACGTTAGGTTCGAAAAAGCCCGTTCATCCAAACGATCACGTTAACATGTCTCAATCTTCTAACGACACTTTCCCCACTGTTATGCATATTGCCTCTGTTTTGCAAATTCACACTCATTTACTTCCTGCCATGAAGCACCTCCACCGGGCCTTGAAGGGTAAGGAAGAGGAGTTTAAGAACATTATCAAAATCGGTCGAACCCACATGCAAGATGCCACTCCTCTTTCTTTAGGTCAAGAATTTTCCGGCTATGTTACTCAGGTTGGTTATGGCATTGAGCGCATAAACAACGCTCTTCCTCGTCTTTGTCTTCTCGCTCAAGGTGGTACTGCCGTGGGTACTGGACTAAATACTTTTGAAGGATTTGACGTGAAGGTTGCTGAGAAGGTTTCAAAGCTTACAAATATTGAGTTTAAGACCGCCCCTAACAAGTTTGAGGCTCTTGCAGCCCATGATGCGATTGTGGAGATGAGTGGTGCTTTAAATGTTATTGCTTGTTCTCTTATGAAAATTGCTAACGATATTCGTCAACTTGGTTCTGGCCCTCGTTGTGGTTTAGGCGAATTGATCCTTCCTGCTAATGAACCTGGAAGTTCAATCATGCCAGGCAAAGTAAACCCCACCCAATGTGAAGCCTTAACAATGGTTTGTGCTCAAGTAATGGGCAATCATGCCACTATTACTGTCGCTGGTGCCTCCGGACACTGTGAACTCAATGTTTTTAAACCTCTTTTAGCAAAGAACATTCTAAGCAGTATTCGTCTTTTAGGGGATGCTTGCGAGTCTTTTACTGATCATTGCGTTGTCGGCATTGAGCCAAATTACGAAGGTATTGCCCGTCATCTTCGTGATTCCTTGATGCTTGTTACTGCGTTAAATCCTCACATCGGTTATGATAACTGTGCCAAGATTGCCAAGACTGCTCTTAAAAATAAGAGCACTCTCAAGCACGAGTTTGTTACTTTGGGTTTCGGTACCCCCGAGCAATTCGATGAATGGGTTCGCCCTGAATTAATGATTTCAGCTAAGAAagtataa
- the rpc34 gene encoding DNA-directed RNA polymerase III complex subunit Rpc34, with product MADQLRTLPKNAKVIYEHCLKQIPNSLSQQDLVEAIGASISVNDLSSALNILLSRRLLDPLRQGNVLVYRAVRLDEAKTVSTMEGDEQIVYSFIKNSGNEGIWRKTLTLRTNLHVSVVDRCLKSLESKNLVKSIKSVKNPTRKIYMLYDLVPSTELTGGPWFTDQELDVEFIENLKKVIYRYVHSKSFPPKKAAMGPDLVWGPEYNGYPTALQIHNWLRSTNITKVDLSLANVISLVDVLIYDGKVEKRSDGASYRAIRVNNENIDAFTESPCGNCPVSDICDANSRVNPITCEYLDKWLN from the exons ATGGCCGACCAACTGCGTACTCTTCCTAAGAATGCCAAAGTTATATACGAGCATTGCTTAAAACAGATCCCAAATTCGCTTTCACAACAGGATTTAGTAGAAGCGATTGGCGCTTCGATATCCGTGAACGATCTTAGTAGTGCTTTAAATATCCTTCTAAGTCGGCGACTTTTGGATCCTTTGCGGCAAGGAAATGTTCTCGTATATCGGGCTGTTCGATTGGATGAAGCTAAAAC tGTTTCTACCATGGAGGGCGATGAACAAATCGTGTACAGTTTTATCAAGAATTCTGGCAACGAGGGAATATGGAGGAAAACCTTAACACTAAGGACTAACTTGCATGTTTCTGTTGTTGATAGATGTCTGAAGTCGCTCGAGTCAAAAAATCTCGTCAAGTCTATTAAGAGTGTAAAAAATCCGACTCGAAAAATATACATGCTATATGATTTAGTTCCTAGTACAGAGCTTACAGGAGGCCCCTGGTTTACCGATCAAGAGTTGGATGTGGAATTCATCGAGAACCTAAAAAAGGTGATCTACAGATATGTACATTCTAAAAGCTTCCCTCCCAAAAAGGCTGCCATGGGTCCTGACCTTGTTTGGGGTCCCGAATACAATGGATACCCTACAGCTTTACAAATTCATAATTGGCTAAGAAGTACTAATATCACTAAGGTTGATCTCTCCTTGGCTAATGTTATTTCCCTTGTTGATGTCTTAATTTATGATGGCAAGGTTGAGAAAAGGTCGGATGGTGCTTCTTACAGAGCAATCCGTGTAAATAATGAGAACATTGATGCATTTACTGAATCTCCTTGTGGAAACTGTCCTGTCTCTGACATTTGTGACGCCAATAGCAGGGTAAATCCTATTACCTGTGAATATCTTGATAAATGGTTGAACTAA